CCCCTGTCCCGTTCCCCCGCCCCGTATAATGTTGCCCCCTCATTTCATCCCCGGAGCTACACGCCATGGCCGGCCACAGCAAATGGGCCAACATCCAGCACCGCAAGGGCAAGCAGGATGCGGTTCGCGGCAAGATCTTCACCAAGCTCGTGCGCGAGATTCATGTCGCGGTACGCACCGGCGGCGCCGATCCGGCCGGCAATCCACGCCTGCGCGCGGCCATGGACAAGGCTTTTGCCAACTCCATGCCCAAGGACAACATCGAGCGCGCCATCAAGAAGGCCAGCGGCGAGCTGGAAGGCGTCAACTACGAGGAACTGCGCTACGAGGGCTACGCGCCGGGCGGCGTGGCGGTGCTGGTCGACTGCATGACCGACAACAAGCAGCGCACCGTGGCCGATGTGCGGCATGCCTTCAGCAAGTTCGGCGGCAATCTCGGCACCGATGGTTCGGTGGCCTATCTGTTCTCCAAGCAGGGCGTGTTGTCCTTTGCCCCAGGCGCCGATGAGGCGCGGATCACGGATCTTGCCATCGAGGCCGGTGCCGACGATGTCGTGGTCTATCCAGAAGACGGGTCGATTGATGTGCTGACCAGCCCAGACGTCTTCGAGGCGGCCGTCCGCTTCCTGCGCGAACATGGCGCCGCCCCGGATCAGGCCGAGGTGCGCATGCGTGCCGCAATTGATGTCAGCGTGGAAGGTGAGACGGCGGTAGCCGTCGCCAGGCTGCTGGAATGGCTGGAAGAGCTGGACGATGTGCAGAACGTCTACAGCAATGCCGACCTGCCGGCCGAGGCCTGGCAGTGATCGCCGTCCCCGGCATGCCGTAGAGTGCAGCACGCCCCATCGGAACCCTGCCCTTGCCCACTCGCATTCTTGGCATCGACCCCGGATCACGCCGCACCGGCATCGGCCTGATCACGGTCAGCCGCGGCCAGCTCAAGCACCTGCACCACGGCTTCGTGCAGACCTCCGACGAGGATTTCCCGCTGCGCCTGAAGGACATCTTCGATGGCGTCAGCGCAGTCATCGCCGAGTTCCGGCCCGACGAGGCGGCCGTGGAAACCGTGTTCCTGTCTAAGAATCCGCAATCGGCACTGAAGCTCGGCCAGGCCCGCGGCGCCGCTATCTGCGCCTGCGTCAATGCCGGCCTGCCCGTCAGCGAGTACGCGCCGCGCCACATCAAGAACTCGGTGGTCGGATCGGGCGGCGCCGACAAGGCCCAGGTGCAATACATGGTCGGCATCCTGCTGACGCTGCAGGGCCAATTGCAATCCGACGCCGCCGATGCCCTGGCCGTGGCCATCACCCATGCCCACATGCGGGAGGCCGCCGGCAGGCTGGGCTTGCCGGCGAAGTTGTTTAGATAAGAGACCCGGTCGCCCCTGGCGGTGCGCTTATTCGCGCATCAAACAGGGGGCGGGGGGCAGGGGACCCACGTCGCGGCACGGTCAGATCATGCGTCGAGGTTGGCCCCCTGCCCCCTGCCCCCTGCCCCCTGCCCATGGCATATTGCAGCAGCAGTCCTGAGGGGTAATCACCGGTGCTCAAACTGTTCCAGCGGCTGTCGGCGGCGCCGACCAACCCCAAGCCCACGCAGGCGCCGCGGCATTTCGATGTGGCTGATCTGTATCGCGGCCCGGCCGATGTGGTGGCCGAGACCGAGGCGCAGGCGCTGCCGCTGGACGAGAAGCTGCGCCAGGCCTACTTCTGGATCGTCAACACCGCGATCATTTCGCCGCACTACGACATCGAGTATCTGGATGGCCCGCCGCAGGAGTACCTGCTGGGTGATCGCAAGGCACGGCTGACACTGCCCAGCGCGCAGAGCTATTCCAGCTTCGTGCTGCTGCCCTTGCTGACCTTTGCGACCCAGCGCAAATGCCTGTTCATCGGCGGACCCGGTCGCGGCAAGACTGCCAGCGCGGTGCTGATGGGAGTACTCGCCGGCTATCCGGTGCGCGAGGTGCGCCGCGGCATGCAGCGCGGCCAGCCGCAGATGACCGTGGCCGATCTGCTTGGGCAACCACTGCCCTCCGATCTGATCAACGCCGACAGCATTGCCAAGGTGCGGGTGGCCTGGCGCTCGTGGCTGGCGATGCGGGTGAAGATCATCGACGAATACAACCGCATCCCCACGCGCACCCAGAGTGCGCTGTTGACGCTGATGGGCGACAACTACGCCGAGCAGTTCGACCAGATCTACGAGTGCCCGCCAGCGGCCTGGTATCTGACCGCCAATGACGATCAGGGTGGCGGCACCTACCAGGTGATCGAGGCGCTGCGTGATCGTATCGATGTGATCGTGCAGGCGCTGGCTTTCAACCCGC
The nucleotide sequence above comes from Rhodanobacteraceae bacterium. Encoded proteins:
- the ruvC gene encoding crossover junction endodeoxyribonuclease RuvC, which codes for MPLPTRILGIDPGSRRTGIGLITVSRGQLKHLHHGFVQTSDEDFPLRLKDIFDGVSAVIAEFRPDEAAVETVFLSKNPQSALKLGQARGAAICACVNAGLPVSEYAPRHIKNSVVGSGGADKAQVQYMVGILLTLQGQLQSDAADALAVAITHAHMREAAGRLGLPAKLFR
- a CDS encoding YebC/PmpR family DNA-binding transcriptional regulator; translated protein: MAGHSKWANIQHRKGKQDAVRGKIFTKLVREIHVAVRTGGADPAGNPRLRAAMDKAFANSMPKDNIERAIKKASGELEGVNYEELRYEGYAPGGVAVLVDCMTDNKQRTVADVRHAFSKFGGNLGTDGSVAYLFSKQGVLSFAPGADEARITDLAIEAGADDVVVYPEDGSIDVLTSPDVFEAAVRFLREHGAAPDQAEVRMRAAIDVSVEGETAVAVARLLEWLEELDDVQNVYSNADLPAEAWQ
- a CDS encoding AAA family ATPase is translated as MLKLFQRLSAAPTNPKPTQAPRHFDVADLYRGPADVVAETEAQALPLDEKLRQAYFWIVNTAIISPHYDIEYLDGPPQEYLLGDRKARLTLPSAQSYSSFVLLPLLTFATQRKCLFIGGPGRGKTASAVLMGVLAGYPVREVRRGMQRGQPQMTVADLLGQPLPSDLINADSIAKVRVAWRSWLAMRVKIIDEYNRIPTRTQSALLTLMGDNYAEQFDQIYECPPAAWYLTANDDQGGGTYQVIEALRDRIDVIVQALAFNPRFLGELLTRIEEDARPEEFVPREIIFNEDEMRRMGKEVRAVPMSAPVRRRLEFFASQFEYMDVAGDQFEYKSKDTARLAGTDWNWLTAQDDGRDRLKDLGCHTRNGLSVRNLMTLISYAKAMAWFRGNEEVELDDLRQVLPFVLNDKLKPDLDSPFFQAASNTGFRSDRIGWLRHLFDASCQEYDRLELDAKDPVADLAAELQRGLEGVEEPEVRKRLARIERQIAQIAKGGKIYGPLHDDLLLLKSLHQRYTNYLHWLVQG